In Dysidea avara chromosome 6, odDysAvar1.4, whole genome shotgun sequence, the genomic stretch tacaacaaataCTGGCCAACCTTGAGAAGATTGTCTTCCTGAAGATTGGCAACCAGGTATGTGTAGTTTACCGGTTGTTCATAATATTACTATTGTGTTTAGTTGTGTAATATAGTTGTTTAAATTGCACACTACCATGTATGGTGGATTTTATATTGTGGCCTAGTGAATGGACTCAATACACATTCCAAACCTTCTATGTTGTGTATGTTCTTTTTAATGCACATTGCCTTGAGAATTGAGTTAAGATGTGTACTAGACAATTGCTTAGTTATTGTGAGGCACTGTGATTATTTGGTTATGTGGCGCATGCTTAACCACTTACCACTATATAATAGATTATGATGTATGACAGCAAAGAGTTCATATGGGCTAACTaccagtatggcctgtacaaacacactgctacaagttcacttttgatcatatacacacctctagcctgattctactaatgacaaagaactgttgatagctAGGTGATAAGTGGCATTGATAAGGCCAAGCCTTATTTCTAAGAGAAGCCTGAGGTGTTGaacttgtagcagtgcctttgctATTATACTCCAGTTAGATACTCTtctcccatacaaatattatttgGTATGACTAATTGTATGTGTTGGCATTTttattgtatgttctattagagtagttagagGCTTGAAACTAACTGACATGTCCTTGTTGTTTAGTCTGAACATTTGATCACTGCTGAGGTGGATTTATCGACAGAGGAAGAAGTTGACCTCTCAACACAGACTGTCACCAGTTCCTTGGTCACTGCTACTGACGCTGACATCCCAGCTGTGGCACTTGAAGAAACTGAGACCATCGAAACCAGCTAACACTAGATTATGTATATTATACTACTACATTATTGTAAACACATTAACTATTCTCTTCTTATACTATTATATACATTTGAATGATGAAGTCACAAATACATGATGCTGTTAATGTAATTGACTGTTATGTTAAAGCATGCACAGATTTGCATTTTATGTTATTGGAAACACCAAGTCAACTGTTGGATTCAACAGACTGTTGATGACTTGTTCTTTCATTATTACTTAAAAAGAAGTTGTGCCGTCAGGTACCAAATGCCAGTTTTATTTTAGGTACATTATTCTACCATATGGGGAAGTACATGtaaaatgtacatgtacttCAAAAACTAGGGCCTCTATCAATCAtatacctgattgctctattagagtattttgatctgtgTAAGGAATACAgcagtgactggatttgcgaaaaggggttttccacacacattcaattccaTGAATGTgagagaccataacttagtacTCAAGTAACATGTAAATCTGAAATTTTCTTCATTGATTAACacatgttggtgctcacttctgaccaaatttcaagtcaataccctTTTCCAAATTGAAGTTGCAAATCGTCAAAGTTGaaaaatttggtgtgtggaagaccccttttcacaaatccggtcactaCTATGGATCCAATCTTGAGAAATGAAGGTAGTTATATTGTTTCATTATTTAAAAATAAGCAATTTTATTTGTCAAACTTAATGCATCTGTAGTGTCCTAAACTGAAAGGGAGGTTTTCTTAAATGCTCTTGAACTTCCCATACACTTGTGGCATCATTTCACTAAAGCTTGTGCAGATATTGGTTCTCCTCCCAACAAAAACATACTGGCATGGGCAAAAGGATTTGAAGTTTTGTTATTCAGTTAAATTTCTGCACATGTATTTGTGATGTGTGTAGAaatgtacagtggaatctgtgGACATTATAAAATGAGGAAAAAATCTGGACACTGGTAATGATTCCAAACTATTCCTTAGCACGTTAACTGAACTGGAAAACCAGAACACTAACATACCATATGTGCTGGTAACACACTAAATTAATAATGTTtatagtatgtacgcattgGGCAGGATCTTcataaacatttaataactcatggatgcaattacatgcgatcttgaaatttgggtcatttgtagcactgcttgaccagCTATTCTAATGCCTAACACAATATTCAGTCAGTCAAAATttccaccatacatttcctatgaggaCGACATAAAAGTACAGTATACGTTACAGCCTTTTCCTGAACTTGCAATGGAAGTCACCACTATTCATCTGGTTGGTTAAAATGCtttaaaaatccatttttttgttgtttttcaggatccagcttgtacatactatagcaaTGTTTTGACAAGTCAGCAAGCAGCTGTCAAACAAAAACATGTCATCCTACAACACTCCCAACTAGCACCTACTCTACACGCTACGTACATCATTGACATTACCAACACTGAACTACTTGGATCAGCATTAATTAAagcaatacatatatacaaacatTAAAGACAATATTTCTACATAATTGTCATTGGCTAGAAATAAAAGCTACAGCTACATGATAACTACAATTGTTGTTCTACAAATACAAAAGTCATTATATGAAAGTCTAGTACAAGTATTCACCTCAGTTTATGAAGATGAGGCAGCTTTTGATGGATCATCACATGGACTTGAGGAACTGTCACCTTTGAAAATCTCATCAGTATGGTGAGCGAGATTTCGCAGCAGGACACGAAGATCAAACCACCACTGTGACCCTGGCAGACGTTGCTTCAATTTAGCGGTTTCTTTGAGCACTTGAAGTGGTGTGAAACAGTAGCCATTTCCTGAAACGCCGACCATACATGCTGACTCAGGAGGTGAATCAACTCCAGTATCCACCTTGCCATCTTTGTAATATTTGTTGGCCAGCTCAACAATCTTCTCTGTAGCTTTGGATGAAATCTTAGCACCATAGATTCTGTCGTAAGGTGATGGGTTTCCACCTTGTTGCAAATGCCCAAGGATGCAACTTCGAGCCATGAGCAAACCTTCCCCTTCAGCTTGAAGCAAGTTCACCATGAAATCAGTGGAGAAGTATTCACTGCATTTCTCATTACGTAGCAGCAAACCACGCTCTATCCCACCCTTAAATTTCTTAATCAAGTGGTCAACATCTTCTTGCAGGTCTGCTACAGTAAAAGGTTTCTCATAGATGTAAGCTGTGTCTGCACCAGCAGCAAGTCCACCCATAGTGGCCAGGTAACCACAGTATCCACCCTGTGTCTCTACAACAAATACTCTCTTGCGATTGGAGGCTGCAGATTGCTTAATAGTATCACAGGCACTTACGATGGCATTTAGAGCTGTATCACTGCCTAAGCTGTAGTCAGAGCCAGGTACATTGTTACTGACTGTAGCTGGAGTGCCAAGAAGTGGTATCCTGAGTTGAGGATAATCCTTGCGTGCCTCCTCTAGTATGGTTAAAGCCTGGTATCCCTCAAAGCCACCGATCAGGTACAAGCCATCTATTTTGTGCTTCTCTAGGTTCTCAGCAATCTTTGGTAGCGTTTTCTTAGTAGGCAGAGTACGATTGGTGCACAACTTACAACCACCCATAGCACTCAAGCCATTCACATCAATCCACTCTACCTCCCTGATCTCATCCTTCTCTAGGCCCTCAAATCCATTATGGATACAAAGCACAGTGTGACCCTCATAAAGCAATAGGCGCACAAACGTACACACGGCACTGTTCATACCACAAGCAGGTGCACCAACATTTATGACACCGAACCTGAATTTGGCACCTGTAGGATTGGATGGTGGACTAACTTGATTCAACTTCCTTAATATACTCAGGTTACTTTGGAAACTCCTGCCACGCAATTCTAGTGCTGTATCAAAATCCTTCTTTCCCATTGCTTTGTTGATATCTCCTGTCTTTGTTACCATGTCCATCAATTGAGCTCTCATTATCTTGTTGCTTTCTAATGTTATCAATACTGGGTCGATGCTTCCTTTCGCTTGAGCAATAGCTATTGCAGCTTCAGCACCCATTCTGCTCCCCAAGATTCGATCAAAGGCAGACGGGTTTCCACCTCTCTGAACATGTCCAAGAACAGTGATACGAACATCATGGCCATCTTTGTGGAGAATATCTTTGACCATTTGAGCTGTAATAGCTTCTCCTTGATCATCAATGGCTCCTTCGGCAACCATAACAAGGCCCATACGTCTTCCTTTCTTTCTGCCTTCCCTAAGTTCGTTGCACATTTTCTCTTCCCAGCCTTTCTTGGGTGGTTTCTCTGGTATTAGGACCCAGTCAGCAGCACCAGCAATACCAGCCATCAATGCAAGGTAGCCACAATGTCTACCCATGACCTCGATAACAAACGAGCGTTGATGGCTGTCAGCAGTATTCATGATACAATCAACAGCATCTATGATGCGGTGTAAAGCTGAATCAGCTCCAATAGTCATATCAGTTCCATGCATGTCATTATCAATGGAGCCCACCATTCCAACAATATTCAAGTAGCTGTACTTCTCGAGAGCATCTTTAGGCACACGTTCCTTACTGATCAGTTCTTTAACTAAGCCACTCCACTCATCTTTGAAGATGCTCGCTCCAGTCAAGCTGCCATCACCCCCAATTACAATGAGGTTATTGATGCCGGCTTTGATCATGTTTTCTGCTGCTGTTAGCCTTCCATCTCTCTCCCTAAACGCTTTACATCTCGCAGTCCCTAGTATGGTACCACCACGGTGCATTGTTCCAGACACATCCatccatttcagttctttaATCAACTTTTCTCCCTCAACCAAACCTTGGTAGCCCTCGTAGATGCCGTAAACTTTCATGCCGTTTAGTATGGCCATCCTTACAGAGGCTCTCACTGCGGCGTTCATTCCTTGTGCATCTCCACCGCTTGTGAAGATCCCGACACATCTTTGTTGTTCACCTTGAGAATCGCCTTTCGGCGCCACCACAGAACTAGCGTCACTTTCAGAAGTGTCCATAGAGGGGTCAACGTCCAATTTTGGCTTCTTTGCAACACTCATCTCGCTTTGATCGTATTTATAGGGCTCCAAAATGGGATGCACGTGCGACCTCTAGAGGGCGTTATTTGGAATATATATGGGTAGCGCGCCATCCAGTGTGACAGGAACACGCCATGCTGGGAATGAAATAAGTCGTAAGTATTACACGTGACTGTGTTGCTTATAATCGCAAATATTTATAAAAAGTTCGCCCTTTGCACCTTACAATGATTAATGTGTTAAGTGTTGGAGTGACCAGGTCAAAGTCTAATTGGATTAGTGGGACTGTGTGAGGGCAGACTAATGCAACTTTGAGGGGGTGTAGCTCAGCTGGAGAGCAATTATTGAATGTATGTTGGTATAGTCTGGCAGTGCCCAGTCCCTTGTAGATCTGGTGACCGTGGTATACGGTACTTGTGTGACCAGAATTCAAATGTGGTTTTCAAATTGTACATGACATAATAAATTACATGTTCAGGTTGTTGTAACTTAGCAAAGAAAGCATGAAACTTCATACTTCCCAACGTAAGTCTTTACGATGTATGCATCTCGGAGTCTTGCTTGGAGTTTAGCAGCTGCTTTTCAACTATTCTGAATTCGGTTGCCATAGTTATTGCATTATTCATGGAGAAAACTACACATTTTATGTCACAAACGCTTATTTAAACTGGATATtgtgatttgattggctctacCACTATAGTGATAGTAGcacaagtacagtgaaacctcacttggtggccacctcattatagtggccaggtccagcaaGTCCAAACATATTTTCCATGCATTTAAttttcattaatagggccacctcattattaaggACAGTGGCTGCATACTACgaccaaactggtaaaactaatGCAATGTTTCCTCAGTAAAGACTGAGGCCAAATGGGGAGGCAGTCAAGGTGTCACTGCAAAAGTTGCACGatcctgtcattttgacaaaattgataataatgtaatgtaatgttgcTGCTCTTTAGTGCATATTTTCACTACTGAAAGCTGTACCCATTATTCTGGCAGTATACTTTTCTAACCATTATGTCCCAagttatgctggaataattggtACAGTGTATATTCCTACCTTTCTCTGATAAACTCTACATATTAGATCAGTTATAAATTGCTGTTACAGCTAGGTAGTGGTTAgtttgttgaaaacctcaataataaggccacttctTTTTATGGGcacattaatgaggttttcggtaatagggccacttatcatCGGTCCCATAGTTGGCCCTATTaacaaggtttcactgtatcgtATACTATGGTCACCAGATACTTACTCTAAAAGCGAAGGGGTGGGCGCTGCCAGACGATGTTAGTATGGTGAATACAGTATCATTTTATCTGTGGAGTTGCAGTTTTTATCACACATTGGAATCTCTCCTGAATATTTGACTCCTTCTCCAAGTGACATCACAGCAGTGTCCATCTGGGGGTCTCAAATTTATGTACACTTATACAAATAGGCCGTCCTAATTATCCACCTTTTAGAACATAgaactttttttctttttgtagtcATAGCGTTTAAGAGTAGGAACAGTACAACTAAATTAATTGCATAATTTTATGCTGTGTTTTCTCACACAAAACCAGAAGTCAGCAAGGCTCATGTTAAAATTGTGACCGTTTCAGCATAAACATGCCGAGTTTGTACGACTTCCGGATTTCTCTCAGTGTTATTTGCAGTGTCAGTTTTATGGTGAGTAGTATTGGAATTAtggtgctagacagtaggaagtaGAGCTGAGCAATAGTGCAACTACCACTATTCACGattgatagtatgatagtatcACGATACTACTAATTAGTGGAACCCGCAcaaaatgcgcgtgatactaagacaattgttatgtactattgtgtgaatacacttaaatttgaacattactaatgatcaaggagtaatcacatcattacataccaacaaagacatgattacgcATAGCTACTGATGTTCACACATAATAATATTTCTTCAATGATACGTGGCACTAACATCTAATgtggccttgtgcactggaatttctgcacatctgtgCAGTGCTCATGCTGAACACAGTTCTCATGAAGGTggcgtatcaagatgtgtcccatgATAACCATGCGcatacatgaaaaagattagtttGAGCGGCAGGGATGTGCAACGTCATTTTGAcaatgatgttgcatgaactaacaaagtgtctgagtgtggtatgaggatcagTTTACCGATggttggtgcatcaccacaatgagtTGTTCTTGCTTTTGTCACATACATTTAGGTTTATATTTATGTAGTAACTGAATTGTAGCTTcatcctagtcatggtattgTACTTATTGCATGacaaagtgtgtatgcagtacagtattgagtattcaagtttatcagctgtactgagcaaggtcaacacaacctgcatgtggatttggatagagaagagtttCTGAATAAAGGTCCATATTACCAAGATGAATCCTTCATATGAAGAGTGGTTACTATGTTGGTAGAGAGGTTGTGTGTAGGGTAGATATcgcgatgtatgttctattagggtagttcaacggagataaagtaatagagcttctagaagtttcagttgtccctgtggagttaccaaggagtgaaaCGTGTCTTGTGCCTCCatacacattgaagactgcaacagCAACTCCATGATATTGTCCACGATTCGTAGcctggtaaggtagatgtatgttctgttagagtagttgaactCAATCTTCCATTCTTCCTCTCTCATAATGGCAaatcttccttgtgtagtctgttaggtggcctgattggagtgatcatagcTCGTTAAATTTCCACACCCACTACGACTGTTTCCTTCACCTTTGCAATGGTGTTGTTggtaatcctccgttttaggtATGTCTGTAGTACCTGACCTGCTTGTATTCGTGTTGCAGTAGCTAATACTTCATCCGGCGCACAGTGGTGTGGGCCTCAAGACATCTATCtttgtagtggacagcacagcagggtgcagagtgtgcaTTCCCAGCGAGTCTTCCTCGAGTAGCCTGATCATcgctcgtagacttgccacacctactacAAAACTCTCCCttatactggtgggtgtgataaaaaaactaaaaaaaattgccggatgatagcgtacacaccagatcacatgatcaaatttgctgatgtgattggttaaatcatgaaaaagtgattgatcctatttcattgtaagcttttCCATATGacgtcatctgatttctattggcaacACGTGTATACCGGAATGCCGTATATGCGTATCGTAAACTTGTAATGGctattgacagtgataagtatctcgcaaccaaggttagcacataatgacagacacgaaaaccactTTATAACACATtgatttggacgggtagttggtaaagcgagtttgaagctaatcaggggaaaaaccagggaggagtttttgtttaaaaaattTATGGCTTCTATTTTCCGTTTCTAGTTCTGTCATCCACAGGGGGAGAGAAATGTCTGGTGTAAGCTTGGGTGGGGAAGGCTATACTCTCCATTGGTATGTATTATAAGCTGTAATCTTTGTTGTGCATGCTTTCATAGTCTACGCTACTTCAGCACTGTCATGTTTGTTTCTGTTGTTCATGTTTGTGAGACATGTTTAGTACATTGTGATAGTACAATTGCATCATTATCACGATTGTTGTTCACTATCACGATAATCCAATAGATCACAATCCTTGCTCAGCTctagtaggaagagcaaggaagTTGATTTGTACTGTAACTATGTTGAAAATAAAAAgtgcttacattcacagccataagtTCCATTTGCATTAGTCTAGAATGTTGGGATTTTGcttaaatgttcaccatggattggcaaatCAACAAAGGTGTGGTTTATCCCTGTAGTCTCTTGT encodes the following:
- the LOC136258772 gene encoding ATP-dependent 6-phosphofructokinase, platelet type-like translates to MSVAKKPKLDVDPSMDTSESDASSVVAPKGDSQGEQQRCVGIFTSGGDAQGMNAAVRASVRMAILNGMKVYGIYEGYQGLVEGEKLIKELKWMDVSGTMHRGGTILGTARCKAFRERDGRLTAAENMIKAGINNLIVIGGDGSLTGASIFKDEWSGLVKELISKERVPKDALEKYSYLNIVGMVGSIDNDMHGTDMTIGADSALHRIIDAVDCIMNTADSHQRSFVIEVMGRHCGYLALMAGIAGAADWVLIPEKPPKKGWEEKMCNELREGRKKGRRMGLVMVAEGAIDDQGEAITAQMVKDILHKDGHDVRITVLGHVQRGGNPSAFDRILGSRMGAEAAIAIAQAKGSIDPVLITLESNKIMRAQLMDMVTKTGDINKAMGKKDFDTALELRGRSFQSNLSILRKLNQVSPPSNPTGAKFRFGVINVGAPACGMNSAVCTFVRLLLYEGHTVLCIHNGFEGLEKDEIREVEWIDVNGLSAMGGCKLCTNRTLPTKKTLPKIAENLEKHKIDGLYLIGGFEGYQALTILEEARKDYPQLRIPLLGTPATVSNNVPGSDYSLGSDTALNAIVSACDTIKQSAASNRKRVFVVETQGGYCGYLATMGGLAAGADTAYIYEKPFTVADLQEDVDHLIKKFKGGIERGLLLRNEKCSEYFSTDFMVNLLQAEGEGLLMARSCILGHLQQGGNPSPYDRIYGAKISSKATEKIVELANKYYKDGKVDTGVDSPPESACMVGVSGNGYCFTPLQVLKETAKLKQRLPGSQWWFDLRVLLRNLAHHTDEIFKGDSSSSPCDDPSKAASSS